The following are encoded in a window of Thunnus albacares chromosome 17, fThuAlb1.1, whole genome shotgun sequence genomic DNA:
- the LOC122967465 gene encoding cytochrome c oxidase assembly factor 3 homolog, mitochondrial, with protein MAEKGAETSPKPTLTAAEKQLMRSRQQLDYWKKNAARVRSRNLMTGLAIGAFVVGMFSYTILSVKQERIMEELDDDARIHIIRGPRTGANS; from the exons ATGGCGGAGAAAGGAGCAGAAACGTCCCCTAAACCAACATTAACAGCGGCAGAGAAACAGCTTATGCGCAGCAGACAGCAGCTAGACTACTGGAAGAAAAATGCCGCGCGGGTCCGCAGCAGAAACCTGATGACCGGCCTGGCTATCGGGGCGTTTGTGGTCGGCATGT TTAGCTACACCATCCTGTCCGTCAAACAGGAGAGGATAATGGAAGAGCTGGATGATGATGCCAGGATCCACATCATTAGAGGGCCACGGACTGGCGCCAACTCCTAA